One Anaerolineae bacterium genomic region harbors:
- a CDS encoding glycosyltransferase, which produces MTRLPLVSIVTPSYNQASFLERTLRSVLSQDYPHIEYIVVDGGSTDGSVAVIERYAHRLAWWVSEPDQGQAEAINKGFARAQGEIFAWVNSDDLLAPWTVAEAVAAFQRHPEAGLVFGHGVSIDAQGRPFHLLRTGPWGLAELMTFHMLNQPAVFLRRAAWEAVGGLDLGYHYLLDHHLWLRMAAQAPTAHVDRIWAFARYHAAAKNAAQASGFAAEALRLAHWMSTEPALASTYARLRRRVWAAAYRFAGRYLVDGGHYLAALGAYLRALAYHPPTAAKEAHRMAFALAGLFGLGGALRRVYYRRAWGGIPPEVVALGVTNADAWVMGETQPPSEPR; this is translated from the coding sequence ATGACGCGTTTGCCTCTTGTCTCCATCGTCACGCCCTCCTATAACCAGGCTTCTTTCCTGGAGCGTACCCTCCGCTCGGTGTTGAGTCAGGATTACCCGCACATCGAGTACATCGTGGTGGATGGGGGCTCGACCGATGGCAGCGTGGCGGTGATCGAACGCTATGCGCACCGTCTGGCCTGGTGGGTGAGCGAACCCGATCAGGGGCAGGCCGAGGCCATCAACAAAGGTTTTGCCCGCGCTCAGGGGGAGATTTTCGCCTGGGTGAACTCCGACGACTTGCTGGCCCCCTGGACCGTGGCGGAGGCAGTGGCCGCCTTTCAGAGGCATCCAGAAGCCGGACTGGTCTTCGGCCATGGGGTCTCCATAGACGCTCAGGGCCGCCCCTTTCACCTGCTGCGCACTGGCCCGTGGGGTTTGGCCGAGTTGATGACCTTCCACATGCTCAACCAGCCGGCGGTGTTCCTCCGTCGCGCCGCGTGGGAGGCCGTGGGCGGGTTGGACCTGGGCTACCATTACTTGTTGGACCATCACCTCTGGCTGCGCATGGCGGCTCAGGCTCCCACGGCCCATGTGGACCGTATCTGGGCCTTTGCCCGCTACCACGCCGCTGCCAAGAACGCTGCCCAGGCGTCCGGTTTCGCCGCCGAGGCGTTGCGCCTGGCCCACTGGATGAGCACCGAACCTGCGCTGGCCTCGACCTACGCTCGCTTGCGGCGTCGAGTGTGGGCCGCAGCCTACCGCTTCGCCGGGCGTTACCTGGTGGACGGCGGGCACTACCTCGCCGCCCTGGGCGCCTATCTGCGGGCCCTGGCCTACCATCCGCCCACCGCCGCCAAGGAGGCCCATCGCATGGCCTTCGCCCTGGCAGGCCTATTCGGTCTGGGGGGGGCTTTGCGCCGGGTCTACTATCGCCGTGCCTGGGGAGGCATTCCCCCCGAAGTCGTCGCTTTGGGGGTCACCAACGCCGATGCGTGGGTCATGGGGGAGACGCAGCCGCCTTCCGAACCAAGATGA